Proteins encoded in a region of the Pigmentiphaga litoralis genome:
- a CDS encoding LysR family transcriptional regulator: MEIYQLRSFVTVARLGNLTRAAEALHVTQPAVTAQIKALEEELGVTLFDRRPGRIVLTRIGEMLVPDADQILAGIGGLLSKARALQGSVTGTFLIGTLGDPDALRLGSLLSALVQAMPVLEIKTRQGHSEALRELVATGALNAAFYIGPNTPRDVLALPLQTIHYRVVGPPSFKDRLLHAGWRELADLPWIGCSPQHHSQVLLRDMFARQGLSPNVVVDIDESASPHSLVRAGVGLALLREDIAVPASARDDMAIWPHARVSALLSFIHGTTTACDPATVETLAQLRSVWKLGS, encoded by the coding sequence ATGGAAATCTATCAACTGCGCTCCTTCGTCACCGTGGCCCGGCTGGGCAACCTGACCCGCGCAGCCGAAGCCCTGCACGTCACGCAACCGGCGGTCACCGCACAGATCAAGGCGCTGGAAGAAGAACTGGGCGTAACCCTGTTCGACCGCCGGCCGGGCCGCATCGTGCTGACCCGGATCGGCGAAATGCTTGTGCCCGACGCCGATCAGATCCTGGCCGGGATCGGCGGCCTGCTCTCAAAGGCCCGGGCACTGCAGGGCAGTGTGACCGGCACCTTCCTGATCGGCACCCTGGGCGACCCCGATGCCCTGCGGCTCGGTTCATTGTTGAGCGCGCTGGTCCAGGCCATGCCGGTGCTCGAAATCAAGACCCGGCAAGGCCATTCGGAAGCCCTGCGCGAACTGGTGGCGACCGGCGCCCTGAACGCGGCGTTTTACATCGGGCCGAACACGCCGCGCGACGTGCTGGCCTTGCCCCTGCAGACCATTCACTATCGGGTGGTCGGTCCGCCGTCGTTCAAGGACCGGCTGCTGCATGCCGGGTGGCGCGAACTGGCCGACCTGCCCTGGATCGGATGTTCGCCCCAGCACCATTCCCAGGTGCTGCTGCGCGACATGTTCGCCCGCCAGGGGCTGTCGCCCAATGTGGTGGTCGACATTGATGAGTCCGCCTCGCCGCACAGTTTGGTCAGGGCAGGGGTCGGACTGGCTTTGCTGCGGGAAGACATTGCCGTGCCCGCCAGCGCCCGCGACGACATGGCCATCTGGCCACACGCTCGCGTGTCGGCGTTGCTCAGTTTCATCCATGGGACGACGACCGCATGTGACCCCGCCACGGTCGAAACACTGGCGCAGTTGCGGTCGGTCTGGAAACTGGGTAGTTGA
- a CDS encoding ABC transporter ATP-binding protein, with the protein MAPQLALAARNIYLRYGDTAVLRDLSLDIQQGEFFALLGPSGSGKSSLLRILAGFLRPDSGQVIIDDADVTHLPAHRRGVGMVFQNYALWPHLNVFHNVAFGLVENKVPRDERIRRVQAILAVVGLTGFEQRRPSTLSGGQQQRVALARSLVMQPRVLLLDEPFSNLDRQLRVHMRQDLRTLLRSFDVTTILVTHDQEEALTIADRVAVLDNGALAQVGTPATLFDCPANRFVASFVGTINPLPGAIATVSDDMVGFDCESLGILAVPRQPGAILPAGPAVMTFRPHHVDLRVGDEHVDPGRIWIDGQIVAGDFIGEFCRYRVQCGTRMLIADHPHASGIPLFPVGMPVRLGIDPAQVRFLDA; encoded by the coding sequence ATGGCACCGCAACTTGCCCTGGCGGCCCGCAACATCTACCTCCGCTACGGCGACACTGCAGTCCTGCGCGACCTCAGCCTGGACATCCAGCAGGGCGAATTCTTCGCCCTGCTGGGCCCGAGCGGTTCGGGCAAGTCGTCGCTGCTTCGCATCCTGGCCGGCTTTCTGCGTCCGGACAGCGGCCAGGTCATCATCGATGATGCCGACGTCACCCACCTGCCGGCCCACCGGCGCGGGGTCGGGATGGTGTTCCAGAACTACGCGTTATGGCCCCATCTCAACGTTTTCCATAATGTCGCGTTTGGACTGGTCGAGAATAAGGTGCCGCGTGACGAGCGGATTCGCCGGGTCCAGGCAATCCTGGCCGTGGTCGGGTTGACCGGCTTCGAGCAGCGGCGGCCATCGACTCTGTCGGGGGGCCAGCAGCAACGGGTAGCCCTGGCGCGTTCGCTGGTCATGCAACCGCGCGTCCTGCTGCTGGACGAGCCTTTTTCCAATCTGGACAGACAACTCAGGGTGCACATGCGTCAGGATTTGCGGACCTTGCTCCGATCGTTCGATGTCACGACGATCCTGGTCACGCACGACCAGGAAGAAGCGTTGACGATTGCCGATCGTGTGGCCGTTCTCGACAACGGCGCGCTGGCGCAGGTCGGCACCCCCGCCACGCTGTTCGATTGTCCGGCCAATCGTTTCGTCGCCAGCTTCGTTGGCACGATCAACCCGCTGCCGGGGGCGATCGCCACGGTGTCGGACGACATGGTCGGCTTCGATTGCGAGAGCCTGGGCATCCTTGCCGTCCCCCGCCAGCCAGGTGCAATCCTGCCTGCCGGGCCGGCGGTCATGACCTTCCGGCCTCACCATGTCGATCTGCGCGTGGGGGACGAACACGTGGATCCGGGCCGCATCTGGATCGACGGACAGATCGTGGCGGGTGACTTCATCGGGGAGTTCTGCCGCTACCGAGTGCAGTGCGGTACGCGGATGCTCATTGCCGATCACCCGCATGCCAGCGGCATTCCGCTGTTTCCGGTGGGCATGCCAGTGCGACTTGGCATCGACCCGGCGCAGGTCCGGTTCCTGGACGCCTGA